A genome region from Thermoanaerobaculia bacterium includes the following:
- the clpP gene encoding ATP-dependent Clp endopeptidase proteolytic subunit ClpP, with product MLIPMVVEQTNRGERAYDIYSRLLKDNIIFLGRPIDDEVASLVIAQMLFLEAENPERDIHIYINSPGGSVTAGLAVYDTMQYIKPDVATFCIGQAASMAAVLLAAGKAGKRTVLPNSRVLIHQPWTQGMQGQATDIEIHARELLKLRDKIDEILAFHTGKTKETIHGDTDRDKILGAEEAVAYGLVDQIMQRRKPTAVPG from the coding sequence ATGCTGATTCCGATGGTGGTCGAGCAGACCAATCGTGGCGAGCGCGCCTACGACATCTATTCCCGGCTGCTGAAGGACAACATCATCTTCCTCGGCCGGCCGATCGACGACGAGGTCGCGAGCCTGGTGATCGCGCAGATGCTCTTTCTCGAAGCCGAGAATCCGGAGCGCGACATCCACATCTACATCAACTCGCCCGGCGGATCGGTGACGGCCGGGCTCGCGGTTTACGACACCATGCAGTACATCAAGCCGGACGTCGCGACCTTCTGCATCGGGCAGGCGGCCTCGATGGCTGCGGTGCTGCTCGCGGCCGGCAAGGCCGGGAAGCGCACCGTACTTCCCAACAGCCGGGTGCTCATCCACCAGCCCTGGACGCAGGGGATGCAGGGCCAGGCGACCGACATCGAGATCCACGCCCGCGAGCTGCTCAAACTGCGCGACAAGATCGACGAGATCCTGGCCTTCCATACCGGCAAGACCAAGGAGACGATCCACGGCGACACCGACCGCGACAAGATCCTCGGTGCGGAAGAGGCCGTCGCCTACGGCCTCGTCGACCAGATCATGCAGCGCCGCAAACCGACCGCCGTCCCCGGCTGA
- the tig gene encoding trigger factor has product MSVVLNVEEIGPCRKELKIEIPAPAVDAETARVLGEFGRKASLPGFRKGKVPQSLVQRHFGDDIRREVVERLVPRYFRQAVAEKGIDPLLAPEVEMAPVQAGTGMTFLARVEVRPEIELRNYKDFSLPDPPVEATADEVKTAIADLRLRHAEWKSAARPAATGDRAKIELKPLIDPVAAADESAGEVVVEAQTVDIEVGSQQIWEEISLAVAGLSVGQGSRFSRKEPRAPREEREEGDLRPDAPAEPLAERTFEVRLVELTEPILPALDDTFAAHLGKFATVAELEADIARRISHAKRDDAMRQRETKMLDQLTERHPIPLPEGVVHREVDELLRDYAENLARRGIDLEGAGLDWQRLGEQAKPQAERRVKARLLLDAISDQEKIEVGEEEFEQALALLARAQGIPTPALRQRLDEAGQLAGLRAQMRREKTVRRLLGETGPAPAPHDHDHDHDHDHDDSHDHKS; this is encoded by the coding sequence ATGAGCGTCGTGCTGAATGTGGAAGAGATCGGCCCGTGCCGTAAAGAGTTGAAGATCGAGATTCCCGCGCCGGCCGTCGATGCGGAGACCGCCCGCGTTCTGGGCGAGTTCGGCCGCAAGGCGAGCCTGCCGGGCTTTCGCAAGGGCAAGGTCCCGCAAAGCCTCGTGCAGCGCCACTTCGGCGACGACATCCGGCGCGAGGTGGTGGAGCGGCTGGTGCCGCGCTATTTCCGCCAGGCGGTGGCCGAGAAGGGGATCGATCCCCTGCTCGCACCCGAGGTCGAGATGGCGCCGGTCCAGGCCGGCACCGGCATGACCTTTCTCGCCCGCGTCGAAGTGCGGCCCGAGATCGAGCTCCGGAACTATAAAGACTTCAGCCTGCCCGATCCGCCGGTCGAAGCGACCGCCGACGAAGTGAAGACCGCGATCGCCGACCTGCGCCTGCGCCACGCCGAGTGGAAGAGTGCGGCGCGACCCGCCGCGACCGGCGACCGCGCCAAGATCGAGCTCAAGCCGTTGATCGACCCGGTGGCGGCCGCGGACGAAAGCGCCGGCGAGGTCGTCGTCGAAGCCCAGACGGTCGACATCGAGGTCGGATCGCAGCAGATCTGGGAGGAGATCTCTCTGGCCGTCGCGGGATTGAGCGTCGGACAGGGTTCTCGATTCAGCCGCAAGGAGCCCCGCGCACCCCGCGAGGAGCGCGAAGAGGGGGATCTGCGCCCGGACGCGCCGGCCGAACCGCTCGCCGAGCGGACCTTCGAAGTCCGTCTGGTCGAGCTCACCGAGCCCATCCTGCCGGCGCTCGACGACACCTTTGCCGCCCATCTGGGTAAGTTTGCGACGGTCGCCGAGCTCGAAGCCGACATCGCGCGGCGGATCAGCCACGCCAAGCGTGACGATGCCATGCGTCAGCGCGAGACCAAGATGCTCGATCAGTTGACCGAACGCCACCCGATTCCTCTCCCCGAAGGCGTCGTGCATCGGGAAGTGGACGAACTGCTGCGCGACTACGCCGAGAATCTGGCGCGCCGGGGCATCGACCTCGAGGGTGCCGGGCTCGATTGGCAGCGCCTCGGCGAGCAGGCGAAGCCCCAGGCCGAGCGTCGCGTGAAGGCGCGCCTGCTGCTCGACGCGATCTCGGACCAGGAGAAGATCGAGGTCGGCGAAGAGGAGTTCGAGCAGGCCCTCGCGTTGCTCGCGCGCGCCCAGGGGATTCCGACCCCGGCGCTGCGTCAGCGGCTGGACGAGGCCGGTCAGCTCGCCGGGCTGCGCGCGCAGATGCGCCGCGAGAAGACCGTCCGCCGGCTGCTCGGGGAGACCGGTCCGGCGCCCGCTCCCCACGACCACGATCACGACCACGACCACGACCACGACGACTCGCACGACCACAAGAGCTAG